The following coding sequences are from one Musa acuminata AAA Group cultivar baxijiao chromosome BXJ2-4, Cavendish_Baxijiao_AAA, whole genome shotgun sequence window:
- the LOC135584467 gene encoding uncharacterized protein LOC135584467 isoform X1, whose protein sequence is MEGIVMQGEVTSVDRAGNIVLDIESLTQSSDKCSGSPKMTKALSRKGSSRMERRNGEEQDADETTKKVTKVVCYHLEQFKQSSVPNKTLIIVPTSANASISDAGDGRLRKFNHLTAINPRRILLLLASLSSMGTMILIYFTLAIYWRQSFS, encoded by the exons ATGGAGGGGATAGTAATGCAG GGTGAAGTTACCTCCGTGGATAGAGCAGGAAACATAGTATTAGATATCGAGAGCCTCACACAGTCATCTGACAAGTGCTCTGGAAGCCCAAAGATGACT AAAGCTTTATCTCGTAAAGGATCATCCCGTATGGAGAGGCGGAATGGTGAGGAGCAAGATGCAGATGAGACAACCAAAAAGGTTACTAAAG TGGTGTGCTATCAtctggagcagtttaagcagtccTCAGTGCCAAATAAAACTCTTATAATTGTACCTACTTCAGCGAATGCTTCTATTTCAGATGCTGGAGATGGAAGGCTTAGGAAGTTCAATCATTTGACAGCCATCAACCCCAGGAGAATCCTTCTCCTTTTGGCATCTTT GTCTAGCATGGGGACAATGATTCTTATATATTTCACACTTGCAATATATTGGCGACAAAGCTTTAGTTGA
- the LOC135584467 gene encoding uncharacterized protein LOC135584467 isoform X2: MEGIVMQGEVTSVDRAGNIVLDIESLTQSSDKCSGSPKMTKALSRKGSSRMERRNGEEQDADETTKKVTKVVCYHLEQFKQSSVPNKTLIIVPTSANASISDAGDGRLRKFNHLTAINPRRILLLLASLEHSGPSDYFVLLLFSST; encoded by the exons ATGGAGGGGATAGTAATGCAG GGTGAAGTTACCTCCGTGGATAGAGCAGGAAACATAGTATTAGATATCGAGAGCCTCACACAGTCATCTGACAAGTGCTCTGGAAGCCCAAAGATGACT AAAGCTTTATCTCGTAAAGGATCATCCCGTATGGAGAGGCGGAATGGTGAGGAGCAAGATGCAGATGAGACAACCAAAAAGGTTACTAAAG TGGTGTGCTATCAtctggagcagtttaagcagtccTCAGTGCCAAATAAAACTCTTATAATTGTACCTACTTCAGCGAATGCTTCTATTTCAGATGCTGGAGATGGAAGGCTTAGGAAGTTCAATCATTTGACAGCCATCAACCCCAGGAGAATCCTTCTCCTTTTGGCATCTTT AGAACATTCTGGCCCTTCTGATTACTTTGTGCTGTTGTTGTTCTCATCAACATGA
- the LOC135584467 gene encoding uncharacterized protein LOC135584467 isoform X3, with protein MEGIVMQGEVTSVDRAGNIVLDIESLTQSSDKCSGSPKMTKALSRKGSSRMERRNGEEQDADETTKKVTKVVCYHLEQFKQSSVPNKTLIIVPTSANASISDAGDGRLRKFNHLTAINPRRILLLLASFMSSAGGLLDI; from the exons ATGGAGGGGATAGTAATGCAG GGTGAAGTTACCTCCGTGGATAGAGCAGGAAACATAGTATTAGATATCGAGAGCCTCACACAGTCATCTGACAAGTGCTCTGGAAGCCCAAAGATGACT AAAGCTTTATCTCGTAAAGGATCATCCCGTATGGAGAGGCGGAATGGTGAGGAGCAAGATGCAGATGAGACAACCAAAAAGGTTACTAAAG TGGTGTGCTATCAtctggagcagtttaagcagtccTCAGTGCCAAATAAAACTCTTATAATTGTACCTACTTCAGCGAATGCTTCTATTTCAGATGCTGGAGATGGAAGGCTTAGGAAGTTCAATCATTTGACAGCCATCAACCCCAGGAGAATCCTTCTCCTTTTGGCATCTTT CATGAGCTCAGCAGGAGGTCTGTTGGACATCTGA